A part of Desulfomicrobium baculatum DSM 4028 genomic DNA contains:
- a CDS encoding glycosyltransferase family protein produces MYSHDTYGLGHIRRTMTLAQTLLAKGHQVLILTGSPIVGRFDIPKGIDFVRIPGMIKQSNEVYVPHSMEIAPQLILAIRQNIILATAQTFRPDLFLVDKAPLGLKLEITATLIWLRENSPKTKVVLGLRDIMDTPESTIQEWKERKMYAVFEQLYSEIWVYGSQHIFDAVRQYAMPENIESKTHFTGYIPRQIPRLRNRPGIRRELGLCNGEKFVLVTAGGGGDGFKVIDTYLSMLEARPDCGFKSMIVTGPMLKANLYDELASRARRLKIRIVKFHRKIEKIMLASDCVVSMGGYNTMCELICAARPMLIIPRSIPRREQLMRAQIFAAQGLLEYIPQETVTAEDMRDKLVHLLENSSQYEQRLATFPMTAFEVINSRVDKIALRSPLAVCPGHEPLWMPDFYGYVPTQ; encoded by the coding sequence ATGTACTCACACGATACCTATGGCTTGGGCCACATCCGGCGAACCATGACGTTGGCCCAGACTCTGCTGGCCAAAGGTCATCAGGTTCTCATCCTGACCGGTTCGCCCATTGTGGGGCGGTTCGACATCCCCAAGGGCATCGATTTCGTGCGAATCCCGGGCATGATCAAGCAGAGCAACGAGGTCTACGTTCCGCATTCCATGGAGATAGCCCCGCAACTGATCCTGGCCATCCGTCAAAACATCATCCTGGCTACAGCCCAGACATTCAGACCGGACCTGTTTCTGGTCGACAAGGCGCCCCTCGGCCTCAAGCTTGAGATCACGGCCACGCTGATCTGGTTGCGTGAAAACTCTCCGAAAACCAAGGTCGTACTGGGTTTGCGCGACATCATGGACACTCCGGAAAGCACCATCCAGGAGTGGAAGGAGCGCAAGATGTACGCAGTCTTTGAGCAACTTTACTCCGAAATATGGGTATATGGGAGCCAGCATATCTTCGACGCCGTCCGACAATACGCCATGCCGGAGAACATCGAATCGAAAACCCATTTCACGGGATACATCCCGAGGCAGATTCCACGATTGAGAAACCGTCCGGGCATCCGCCGTGAACTCGGGCTCTGCAACGGGGAAAAATTCGTCCTCGTCACGGCGGGCGGTGGAGGCGACGGTTTCAAGGTCATCGATACGTATCTGTCCATGCTGGAGGCTAGGCCGGACTGCGGTTTCAAATCCATGATCGTCACCGGCCCGATGCTGAAAGCGAACCTTTACGATGAGCTGGCTTCCCGGGCCCGCAGACTCAAAATACGCATCGTCAAGTTCCACCGCAAAATCGAGAAGATCATGCTCGCGTCCGACTGCGTGGTCTCCATGGGCGGATACAACACCATGTGCGAACTCATCTGCGCGGCGCGCCCCATGCTTATCATCCCCCGCAGCATCCCTCGCAGGGAGCAGCTCATGCGGGCGCAGATTTTCGCGGCGCAGGGTCTTCTCGAATACATTCCGCAGGAGACGGTCACGGCCGAGGATATGCGCGACAAACTTGTGCACCTGCTGGAAAACAGTTCGCAGTATGAACAGCGGCTCGCCACGTTCCCCATGACCGCGTTCGAAGTCATTAATTCCCGTGTAGACAAGATCGCCCTGCGGTCCCCCTTGGCGGTTTGTCCTGGTCACGAACCTCTCTGGATGCCCGATTTTTACGGGTATGTTCCCACGCAGTGA
- a CDS encoding mercuric reductase, with translation MSEKSGHSTTIEPWDVHNKTLVSHVRPSQWPNPRPQPRYNLVVIGAGTAGLVCAAGAAGLGAKVALIERDFLGGDCLNFGCVPSKALLRAGRAAAAVRDAGEFGVHVPDGTRVDFGQVMERMRRLRASIAPNDSAQRFRDLGVDVFLGAGRFVDAHTVEVGGERLNFVKAVIATGARAAAPPMEGLEQVRYLTNETVFSLTELPRRLAVVGTGPIGCEMAQAFARFGSEVLLIESSRGLLPKEDRDAAEFVRQALLKDGVKFLCCGKEVKVSAAEGGRIRLVAGSKAGSYDEVVDELLIAVGRKPNVEGLGLEEAGVTYSAKGVQVDDNLRTTNPDVFAAGDICSPFQFTHAADFMARTVLRNALFKGRAKASALTIPWCTYTEPEIAHVGLTEKDAVEKGIAVDTFTRELREVDRAILEGHTDGLVRVHVRKGTDTIVGATVVAGNAGDMISEISLAMTSGLGLGKIASTIHPYPTQGEAIRQVADAYNRSRLTPLVKTLFKYWLSWQRRGK, from the coding sequence GTGTCCGAAAAATCAGGTCATTCCACCACGATCGAGCCGTGGGATGTGCACAACAAGACCCTCGTGTCCCATGTCCGCCCGTCGCAGTGGCCCAACCCCAGGCCGCAGCCCCGCTACAACCTGGTGGTCATCGGCGCGGGTACGGCCGGGCTTGTCTGCGCGGCCGGGGCTGCCGGGCTGGGGGCCAAGGTGGCCCTCATCGAACGGGATTTTCTCGGGGGCGACTGCCTGAACTTCGGGTGCGTCCCCTCCAAGGCGCTGCTGCGGGCAGGACGCGCCGCGGCGGCGGTGCGTGATGCCGGGGAGTTCGGCGTGCACGTGCCGGACGGGACCCGCGTCGACTTCGGGCAGGTCATGGAGCGCATGCGCAGGCTGCGGGCCTCCATCGCGCCCAACGATTCTGCGCAGCGCTTCCGGGACCTCGGGGTGGACGTGTTTTTGGGCGCGGGCCGTTTTGTGGATGCGCATACCGTGGAGGTCGGCGGTGAACGCCTGAATTTCGTCAAGGCGGTCATCGCGACCGGCGCGCGCGCCGCCGCGCCGCCCATGGAGGGGCTAGAGCAGGTCCGCTATCTGACCAACGAGACGGTCTTCTCCCTGACCGAACTGCCCCGGCGCCTGGCCGTCGTCGGGACGGGGCCCATCGGTTGCGAGATGGCCCAGGCTTTCGCCCGTTTCGGGTCCGAGGTGCTGCTGATCGAGTCCTCGCGTGGCCTCTTGCCCAAGGAGGACCGGGACGCCGCGGAGTTCGTCCGGCAGGCGCTGCTCAAGGATGGCGTGAAATTCCTGTGCTGCGGCAAGGAGGTCAAGGTCTCGGCTGCCGAAGGTGGCAGGATACGCCTTGTCGCAGGGTCCAAGGCCGGAAGCTACGACGAGGTCGTCGACGAACTGCTCATCGCCGTCGGCCGCAAGCCCAACGTCGAGGGGCTGGGGCTGGAGGAGGCCGGGGTGACGTACTCGGCCAAAGGGGTGCAGGTCGACGACAACCTGCGCACCACAAATCCCGATGTTTTTGCCGCCGGGGACATCTGTTCCCCTTTCCAGTTCACGCACGCGGCGGACTTCATGGCCCGCACGGTCCTGCGCAACGCCCTGTTCAAGGGGCGGGCCAAGGCCAGCGCCCTGACCATCCCCTGGTGCACCTACACGGAGCCGGAGATCGCCCACGTCGGCCTCACCGAGAAGGACGCGGTGGAGAAGGGGATCGCCGTGGACACCTTCACCCGTGAATTGCGCGAGGTCGACCGGGCCATCCTCGAAGGCCACACCGACGGCTTGGTGCGCGTGCATGTGCGCAAGGGCACCGACACGATCGTGGGCGCGACGGTCGTCGCGGGCAACGCCGGCGACATGATTTCGGAAATCTCCCTGGCCATGACCAGCGGCCTCGGCCTCGGCAAGATCGCAAGCACCATCCACCCCTATCCGACCCAGGGCGAGGCCATCCGGCAGGTCGCCGACGCCTACAACAGGAGCCGGCTGACCCCGCTGGTGAAGACCTTGTTTAAATACTGGCTTTCCTGGCAGCGCCGGGGGAAGTGA
- a CDS encoding DUF362 domain-containing protein, protein MEKAKVYFTDFRTVAFGDGLPTKLKKMIRKAGIGEIDMDGKFVAIKLHFGELGNVSYLRPNYARAVADLVKELGGKPFLTDCNTMYPGKRKNALEHLECAWENGFSPLSVGCPILIGDGLKGTDDIAVPVVGGEYVKEAKIGRAVMDADVFISLTHFKGHEMTGFGGTIKNIGMGCGSRAGKTEQHSGGKASIDEAKCRGCMACLKECANEGLFFDEEAGKMRVNVDNCVGCGRCLGACNFDAIAFKNFAANELLNKRMAEYTKAVVDGRPHFHISLIVDVSPNCDCHGENDAPILPDLGMFASFDPLALDQACVDACMKASPLPGSQLFENLSKPDFLDQHDHFKNSTPQSEWRSCLDHAEKIGLGTRDYELIFVK, encoded by the coding sequence ATGGAGAAAGCAAAGGTTTATTTTACCGATTTCCGCACTGTGGCTTTCGGAGACGGGCTGCCCACCAAGCTCAAGAAGATGATCAGGAAGGCCGGGATCGGGGAGATCGACATGGATGGGAAGTTCGTGGCCATCAAGCTGCATTTCGGCGAGTTGGGCAACGTCAGCTATCTTCGTCCCAATTACGCGAGGGCCGTGGCAGACCTGGTCAAGGAGCTGGGCGGCAAGCCCTTCCTGACCGACTGCAACACCATGTATCCGGGCAAGCGCAAGAACGCCCTGGAGCACCTGGAGTGCGCCTGGGAAAACGGGTTCTCGCCGCTGTCGGTCGGGTGCCCCATCCTGATCGGGGATGGGCTGAAGGGGACCGATGATATCGCGGTGCCTGTCGTGGGCGGGGAATATGTGAAGGAAGCCAAGATCGGGCGGGCCGTCATGGATGCGGACGTGTTCATCAGTCTGACCCATTTCAAGGGGCACGAGATGACCGGTTTCGGCGGGACCATCAAGAATATCGGCATGGGCTGCGGCTCCCGTGCCGGCAAGACGGAGCAGCACAGCGGCGGCAAGGCCTCCATCGACGAGGCCAAATGCCGGGGCTGCATGGCCTGCCTGAAGGAATGCGCCAACGAGGGGCTCTTCTTCGATGAGGAAGCGGGGAAAATGCGCGTCAACGTCGACAATTGCGTCGGTTGTGGCCGTTGCCTCGGGGCCTGTAATTTCGACGCCATCGCGTTCAAAAACTTTGCGGCCAATGAGCTCCTGAACAAGCGCATGGCGGAATACACCAAAGCGGTTGTGGACGGTCGACCACACTTCCACATCTCGCTTATCGTCGATGTCTCTCCCAACTGCGACTGCCACGGGGAAAACGACGCGCCCATTCTGCCCGATCTGGGCATGTTCGCCTCCTTCGACCCGCTGGCCCTGGACCAAGCCTGCGTGGACGCCTGCATGAAGGCGAGTCCCCTTCCGGGTAGCCAGCTCTTCGAAAACCTGTCGAAGCCGGATTTCCTTGACCAGCACGACCACTTCAAGAACTCCACGCCCCAGTCGGAATGGCGTTCCTGCCTCGATCATGCGGAGAAAATCGGCTTGGGCACCCGGGACTATGAGCTGATTTTCGTCAAATAA
- a CDS encoding sigma-54-dependent transcriptional regulator codes for MNELKILIVDDETNIRKTLSYCLAAEGHTVIAVSNPADAMEESRLRVFDMAFVDLKLGEEDGMDLIPALLADSPWIKVVVITAHASIESVVDAMRRGAADYLAKPFTPSQVKFLTGRIAKVRELETQIVALKENMQRLGPEDRLQSNNVGMQRVMELARKAAPSEATVLLQGESGTGKTVFARAIHNWSARALKPMAVVPCPAIPSELLESELFGHAKGAFTGAVRDNPGRIAACERGTLFLDEIGDMPPAVQAKLLRFIQDKEYERLGESVSRKADVRIIAATNAELKDRVADGRFREDLFYRLNVISLTVPPLRERPEDILALSLDFLSYFSRVNRKTILGFTDEATHALTQYVWPGNVRELRNAIERAVILGSGDKLDKNDLPESIIPATSTLKIGDAVSLATIEELHIRRVLATSSSLQVAADILGIDQATLWRRRKTYGI; via the coding sequence ATGAACGAGCTGAAAATTTTAATTGTCGATGACGAAACCAACATTCGCAAAACCCTTTCCTATTGCCTGGCGGCGGAGGGCCATACGGTCATAGCCGTGAGCAATCCAGCCGATGCCATGGAGGAGAGTCGTTTGCGTGTCTTTGACATGGCCTTCGTCGATCTCAAATTGGGCGAAGAAGACGGAATGGATCTCATCCCTGCCTTGCTCGCGGATTCTCCGTGGATCAAGGTTGTCGTCATCACGGCTCATGCCTCAATCGAAAGCGTTGTCGATGCCATGCGGCGAGGGGCCGCTGATTATCTGGCCAAGCCGTTCACGCCGAGCCAGGTCAAGTTTCTCACGGGCCGGATTGCCAAGGTTCGCGAATTGGAAACGCAGATCGTTGCCCTCAAGGAGAACATGCAGCGTCTTGGGCCGGAAGATAGGCTCCAGAGCAACAATGTCGGCATGCAGCGGGTCATGGAACTGGCCAGGAAGGCGGCGCCTTCGGAGGCGACCGTTTTGCTTCAGGGCGAAAGCGGGACCGGCAAAACCGTCTTTGCCAGAGCCATTCACAACTGGAGCGCCAGGGCCTTGAAACCGATGGCGGTTGTGCCGTGTCCGGCCATTCCGTCGGAGCTGCTTGAAAGTGAACTCTTCGGACATGCAAAGGGGGCTTTTACCGGAGCCGTTCGGGATAACCCCGGACGGATTGCCGCCTGTGAGAGAGGGACTCTCTTCCTGGATGAAATCGGAGATATGCCTCCAGCCGTTCAGGCCAAGTTGCTGCGCTTCATTCAGGACAAGGAATATGAGAGGCTGGGAGAATCGGTTTCCAGAAAGGCGGATGTGCGCATCATAGCGGCAACCAACGCCGAGTTGAAAGACCGGGTCGCGGATGGACGATTTCGGGAAGACCTTTTCTATAGACTGAACGTGATCAGCCTGACCGTTCCTCCGTTGCGAGAGCGTCCAGAGGACATCCTCGCTCTTTCGCTGGATTTTCTTTCCTACTTCAGTCGCGTCAATCGCAAAACGATCCTCGGATTCACGGACGAGGCCACGCACGCGCTCACGCAATATGTCTGGCCCGGAAACGTTCGCGAATTGCGCAATGCCATCGAACGCGCCGTAATACTGGGCAGCGGCGACAAGCTCGATAAAAATGATCTGCCCGAAAGCATCATCCCCGCCACCAGCACGCTGAAAATCGGTGACGCGGTATCACTCGCCACGATCGAGGAGCTGCATATTCGTAGAGTCCTGGCCACGTCATCGTCGCTACAGGTCGCTGCCGATATCCTGGGTATCGACCAGGCAACGCTGTGGCGCCGAAGAAAGACCTACGGAATCTGA
- a CDS encoding potassium channel family protein, producing the protein MKRFAVIGLGNFGFHAAKALFEEGNEVLAMDTDRVRVQAIDPYSTEAMVIDATDKEVLKSLCLEEMDAVIVSTGTKISNSILICLHLLESGVKKILAKALDDDHAKILKRMGATEIIHPERDMAIRVSRNLSRPNVLDFIPLAEEFDMIQVGAPRDFVGKSLIDLNLRARYNVHVIAIKEVVPENFILVPPADYVLKDSDILVMLGRSADIRKIKELK; encoded by the coding sequence ATGAAGCGTTTCGCGGTAATAGGCTTGGGCAATTTTGGTTTTCATGCAGCCAAAGCCCTCTTTGAAGAGGGTAACGAAGTGCTCGCCATGGATACAGACAGGGTAAGGGTTCAAGCCATTGATCCGTATTCTACCGAAGCAATGGTGATCGATGCTACCGACAAGGAGGTTTTGAAATCATTATGCTTGGAAGAGATGGATGCAGTGATTGTTTCAACAGGAACGAAAATAAGCAACAGCATTCTCATTTGCCTTCATTTGCTGGAGTCTGGAGTGAAGAAAATATTGGCCAAGGCTCTTGATGATGACCATGCCAAGATTCTCAAACGAATGGGAGCCACCGAAATCATTCATCCGGAAAGGGATATGGCGATCAGGGTCTCCCGTAACCTTTCAAGACCGAATGTTCTGGATTTCATTCCGCTGGCTGAAGAGTTCGACATGATTCAAGTGGGCGCCCCCAGAGATTTCGTTGGGAAATCCTTGATCGATCTGAACTTACGGGCGCGGTATAATGTTCACGTCATTGCGATAAAAGAAGTGGTTCCGGAAAATTTCATCCTCGTCCCCCCGGCGGATTACGTTCTCAAAGATAGCGATATCCTGGTCATGCTTGGCAGATCTGCGGATATAAGGAAGATCAAGGAGCTAAAATGA
- a CDS encoding TrkH family potassium uptake protein, which produces MTFQSKVLKMHPATLVLASFLLVISAGTILLMLPVSTHDGHIPFIDALFTATSAVCVTGLVVVDTGSYYTLFGQCVILALIQIGGLGLMTISVALFQWLGRSVSFRHRMAMQDLFAHTPREDIFVLVKSIILFTLAAESVGAIFLTLHWMNEYSIKEALYMGLFHSVSAFCNAGFALFSDSMVRYSDSIILNSTICFLIVLGGIGFPVLYDIQIWSAGRKGARGRLSIQSKTVLLTTVVLILFGAIMFAFLEQSGENLQTSLVHRILSPLFQSITCRTAGFNTVDIGSLKDATLTMMIFLMFFGASPGSCGGGVKTTTLALLLAFTIGRIKKRRRVNMFKKSIPNETVTRSVSLVLVSLVVIGVALFLLLIGDAVGGHETGGSNGAFLSYLFETVSAFGTVGLSMGITADLTTWGKIIIILMMVVGRVGVLTFSYIIVGSVATKGFEYSEENLMIG; this is translated from the coding sequence ATGACGTTTCAGTCCAAGGTTCTAAAAATGCACCCTGCAACCCTCGTGCTTGCCAGTTTTCTATTGGTCATTTCTGCCGGGACAATACTGCTCATGCTTCCTGTGTCCACGCATGACGGGCACATACCCTTCATCGATGCACTCTTTACCGCTACATCCGCAGTTTGCGTGACAGGACTTGTTGTTGTGGACACGGGAAGTTATTACACATTGTTCGGGCAGTGTGTGATTCTTGCTCTCATTCAGATAGGCGGACTTGGTTTAATGACAATCTCTGTTGCCCTTTTTCAATGGCTTGGGCGCAGTGTTTCTTTTCGGCATCGAATGGCCATGCAAGATCTCTTTGCGCATACTCCGCGCGAAGACATTTTTGTTCTCGTCAAGAGTATAATTTTGTTTACACTTGCAGCTGAATCAGTAGGCGCGATTTTTTTAACTTTGCATTGGATGAATGAATATTCAATAAAAGAAGCATTATATATGGGGTTATTTCATTCTGTTTCAGCATTTTGCAATGCTGGTTTCGCATTGTTTTCTGACAGCATGGTTCGGTACAGTGATAGTATAATTTTGAATTCCACGATATGTTTCCTCATTGTGTTGGGAGGGATCGGATTTCCAGTGCTTTATGATATTCAAATTTGGAGTGCCGGACGCAAGGGAGCCAGAGGCCGCTTGTCGATACAGAGCAAAACAGTGCTGCTGACCACGGTAGTGCTGATATTGTTTGGTGCAATCATGTTCGCATTTCTCGAACAGAGTGGTGAAAATTTGCAAACCTCGCTTGTACACAGAATTCTATCTCCGTTATTTCAGTCGATCACGTGCAGGACGGCGGGGTTTAACACTGTGGATATAGGATCTCTCAAGGATGCCACGTTGACCATGATGATTTTTTTGATGTTCTTTGGTGCATCCCCTGGGTCGTGTGGAGGAGGAGTCAAAACCACGACTCTTGCACTATTGCTCGCTTTCACCATTGGTCGGATTAAAAAAAGACGGCGAGTGAACATGTTCAAAAAAAGTATCCCCAATGAAACTGTTACTCGCAGTGTCTCGCTTGTGCTTGTTTCTCTCGTAGTGATTGGCGTCGCGCTTTTTTTGCTCCTCATTGGTGATGCAGTGGGCGGGCATGAAACAGGTGGGTCGAATGGAGCGTTTTTGTCCTATTTGTTCGAAACTGTTTCCGCTTTCGGCACGGTGGGGCTATCCATGGGTATCACTGCGGACCTTACCACTTGGGGAAAAATTATCATTATACTCATGATGGTGGTTGGCCGCGTTGGAGTTCTGACGTTTTCGTACATAATTGTAGGGTCCGTGGCGACGAAAGGTTTTGAATATTCTGAAGAAAATCTCATGATCGGATAG
- the gnd gene encoding decarboxylating NADP(+)-dependent phosphogluconate dehydrogenase, with protein MSSDTLADIGMVGLAVMGENLVLNMEGKGFTVACFNRTVAKVDAFIEGRGANKNIIGCHSLEELVGTLSRPRKVMCMIKAGEAVDALMASLMPLLEPGDIIIDGGNSHYLDTSRRVREARAHQILFVGTGISGGEEGALIGPSIMPGGAIEAWDSIRPIFQSICAVTPDGAPCCEWVGPDGAGHFVKMVHNGIEYADMQLICEVYQMMKEGLKLSNEEMHGIFSRWNKGRLDSYLIEITSEILGFRDEDGSYVLDLILDSAQQKGTGKWTVNAALEAGQPLTLIGEAVFARSLSALKDERVLASRVLEGPVQPAGEAGGMVDDLQEALYASKIVSYAQGFQILSAVSHEEGWDLDHGGIARMWRNGCIIRSVFLGDIEKAFIRDPKLASLLLDQFFKDAVHHAQAGWRRVVAAGALRGIPMPTLSAGLAYFDGYRSARLPANLLQAQRDYFGAHTYERIDRPRGRHFHTNWTGHGGSTSSTAYEV; from the coding sequence ATGAGCAGCGATACATTGGCGGACATCGGAATGGTCGGACTGGCGGTCATGGGCGAAAATCTTGTGCTCAACATGGAGGGCAAGGGCTTCACCGTGGCCTGCTTCAATAGGACCGTGGCCAAGGTTGATGCGTTCATCGAGGGACGCGGCGCGAATAAAAACATCATCGGCTGCCATAGCCTGGAGGAGCTGGTCGGGACGCTCTCCAGACCGCGCAAGGTCATGTGCATGATCAAGGCCGGTGAGGCGGTGGACGCGCTGATGGCATCCCTTATGCCCCTGCTTGAACCCGGCGACATCATCATCGACGGGGGAAATTCGCATTATCTGGATACCAGCCGCCGCGTCCGGGAAGCGCGGGCCCACCAAATACTGTTCGTCGGGACCGGCATTTCAGGTGGAGAGGAAGGCGCCTTGATCGGCCCTTCGATCATGCCCGGAGGGGCCATCGAAGCCTGGGACAGCATCCGGCCCATTTTTCAGAGTATCTGCGCGGTGACCCCGGACGGGGCGCCCTGCTGCGAATGGGTCGGCCCGGACGGGGCCGGGCACTTCGTCAAGATGGTGCACAACGGCATCGAATACGCCGACATGCAGCTCATCTGCGAAGTCTATCAGATGATGAAGGAGGGATTAAAGCTCTCGAACGAGGAGATGCACGGGATCTTCTCCCGCTGGAATAAAGGCCGGCTTGATTCATATCTTATTGAAATCACTTCTGAAATTCTCGGATTTCGCGACGAGGACGGTTCGTACGTGCTCGACTTGATTCTTGACTCCGCGCAGCAGAAGGGGACGGGAAAATGGACTGTGAACGCCGCCCTGGAGGCAGGTCAGCCCCTGACCCTGATCGGCGAGGCGGTTTTTGCGCGCAGTCTGTCCGCGCTCAAGGATGAGCGCGTCCTGGCATCGCGGGTTCTGGAGGGGCCGGTTCAGCCCGCAGGCGAAGCTGGCGGCATGGTCGATGATCTTCAGGAGGCGCTCTATGCCTCGAAAATCGTTTCCTACGCGCAGGGTTTCCAGATCCTTAGCGCCGTGAGCCATGAAGAGGGCTGGGACCTGGATCATGGTGGCATCGCCAGGATGTGGAGAAACGGGTGCATCATCCGCTCCGTGTTTCTCGGCGACATCGAGAAGGCTTTCATCCGCGATCCAAAGCTTGCCAGCCTTCTGCTGGACCAGTTCTTCAAGGATGCGGTTCATCATGCCCAGGCGGGCTGGCGGCGGGTCGTCGCGGCGGGTGCGCTGCGGGGCATTCCCATGCCGACGCTTTCCGCAGGCCTGGCCTATTTCGACGGCTATCGCTCGGCCAGGCTGCCTGCCAATCTGCTGCAGGCGCAGCGGGATTATTTCGGCGCGCATACCTACGAGAGAATCGACCGGCCCCGAGGCCGGCATTTTCATACCAACTGGACTGGCCACGGAGGCTCCACGTCTTCCACCGCCTACGAGGTTTAG
- a CDS encoding sensor histidine kinase, with protein sequence MTLKKKILIGYGLSFAFMGLVVALAVINLVALGKATDAILSENYRSILAAENMVDALERQDSGTLLVLMGEVEEGTALFQKNEAIFLEWLGRAKDNITISGEADLLSAIEVDYASYQQVAASLAALQADSGGLTYRRMIFPMFMQVREACISLRNINEETMYAASVDAKKVAHNAIGSTVLVASLALVVALIFSMILAERIVHPIRRFMEASRHISAGDYDVQVPVGGSDELSRLASEFNQMATQVGRYNAMNIEKVIAEKNKSEAVLESIEDGLVIFDLELKVAGINPAAWRIFDLPPVEDPGLRCGDIIPDSRLCDLIRDTVETGWPPTMPDEQRVISFQHAEGAAHYLFSITVIRGIERDLSGVVLLLKDITRLKQVEQLKSDFVMAASHELRTPLTSLGMSVDLLLEHASHNLAEKDRELLLAAHEEVHRMKSLVSDLLDLSKIEAGRIEMEFEDVPVATFFEHMQSVFKSQMELKEVAFVSGIQGDLPLVRADANKIAWVLSNLVSNALRYVNRGGCVALMAQQFGAHVHLSVKDDGLGIPEEYQARIFHKFVQVKGQEAGGSGLGLAICKEIVRAHGGTIWVESVPGRGSTFTFTLPVVGAGNLMT encoded by the coding sequence ATGACTTTGAAAAAGAAAATCCTGATCGGCTATGGGCTGTCGTTTGCTTTCATGGGCCTTGTCGTGGCTTTGGCCGTGATCAATCTGGTTGCCCTGGGCAAGGCGACAGATGCCATTCTCAGCGAGAACTACAGAAGCATTCTCGCAGCGGAAAACATGGTCGATGCGCTTGAGCGTCAGGATAGCGGCACTCTTCTTGTTCTCATGGGAGAAGTGGAAGAGGGCACGGCTCTTTTCCAAAAAAACGAAGCGATTTTTCTCGAATGGCTGGGCCGCGCCAAAGACAACATCACCATCAGCGGGGAAGCTGACCTGCTGTCTGCCATAGAGGTGGACTATGCATCCTATCAGCAGGTCGCCGCAAGTCTGGCCGCGCTGCAGGCAGATTCCGGCGGGTTGACCTACAGACGGATGATATTCCCGATGTTCATGCAGGTACGCGAGGCCTGCATCAGCCTGCGCAATATCAATGAAGAGACGATGTATGCGGCCAGTGTGGATGCGAAGAAAGTTGCCCATAACGCCATCGGGTCCACTGTGCTGGTTGCATCCTTGGCATTGGTGGTCGCCTTGATTTTCAGCATGATCCTGGCGGAACGGATAGTTCACCCGATCCGTCGCTTCATGGAGGCTTCGCGCCACATTTCCGCAGGCGACTATGATGTTCAGGTCCCAGTGGGAGGGTCCGACGAGTTGAGCCGTCTTGCAAGCGAGTTCAACCAGATGGCCACTCAGGTCGGTCGATACAACGCCATGAACATCGAAAAGGTCATTGCCGAAAAGAACAAGAGCGAAGCGGTGCTTGAAAGCATCGAGGACGGCCTGGTGATCTTCGATCTCGAACTCAAGGTCGCAGGCATCAATCCAGCGGCATGGAGGATTTTCGATCTGCCGCCGGTTGAAGATCCCGGTTTGCGTTGCGGCGACATAATTCCCGACTCCAGACTGTGCGACTTGATTCGAGACACCGTCGAGACGGGCTGGCCTCCGACCATGCCGGACGAACAGCGCGTTATCAGTTTTCAGCACGCTGAGGGCGCGGCACACTACCTGTTCTCGATCACGGTCATACGCGGGATTGAGCGCGACCTGTCAGGTGTTGTGTTGCTCCTGAAGGATATTACCCGCTTGAAGCAGGTCGAGCAGCTCAAGAGCGACTTCGTCATGGCGGCATCTCACGAATTGCGCACTCCGCTGACGAGTCTGGGGATGAGTGTGGACCTGCTGCTCGAACATGCCTCCCACAATCTTGCCGAGAAGGATCGCGAGCTGTTGCTGGCAGCGCACGAGGAAGTGCATCGGATGAAGTCCCTGGTCAGTGATCTGCTTGATCTTTCCAAAATCGAAGCCGGCAGGATCGAGATGGAATTCGAGGACGTCCCGGTGGCAACCTTTTTTGAACACATGCAGTCAGTTTTCAAAAGCCAGATGGAATTGAAGGAGGTCGCGTTTGTATCGGGAATCCAGGGGGATTTGCCGCTTGTCCGAGCGGACGCCAACAAGATCGCCTGGGTACTCAGCAATCTGGTTTCCAATGCGTTGCGCTACGTGAACAGGGGCGGTTGCGTGGCGCTTATGGCGCAGCAGTTCGGGGCGCATGTCCATTTGTCGGTCAAGGATGATGGTTTGGGCATCCCGGAGGAATATCAGGCCAGGATTTTTCATAAATTCGTGCAGGTAAAAGGGCAGGAAGCAGGCGGTTCGGGTCTGGGCCTTGCGATTTGCAAGGAAATCGTCCGCGCCCACGGCGGAACGATTTGGGTCGAATCAGTTCCCGGTCGGGGGAGCACCTTCACGTTCACACTGCCTGTGGTAGGCGCGGGGAATTTAATGACATGA